A genomic segment from Rhizobium leguminosarum encodes:
- a CDS encoding thermonuclease family protein: MSGRARVIDGDTISIRQQRIRIAAIDACERDQTGLKDGKVWRCGAAARSYLGKMIDGQHVRCDIIDQDQYRRLVGQCFIGDTDIGLAMVKVGLAEAMLRYLPAAHSISEVEYGQAENSARDHGFGMWSAEIESPYDYRQSKSSRIP, translated from the coding sequence ATGTCCGGCCGAGCCCGTGTGATTGATGGCGATACGATCAGCATCAGACAGCAGCGGATCAGGATCGCGGCCATCGATGCTTGCGAGCGCGATCAGACCGGCTTGAAGGATGGCAAGGTCTGGCGCTGTGGCGCCGCGGCCCGCAGCTATCTTGGAAAAATGATCGACGGTCAGCATGTCCGCTGCGACATCATCGACCAGGATCAGTATCGCCGCCTCGTGGGGCAGTGCTTCATCGGGGACACCGATATCGGCCTTGCGATGGTGAAGGTCGGACTGGCGGAAGCAATGCTACGGTATCTGCCGGCTGCCCACTCAATCAGCGAGGTCGAGTACGGCCAGGCCGAAAACAGCGCCCGCGATCACGGTTTTGGCATGTGGTCTGCAGAGATCGAAAGTCCGTACGACTACCGCCAGTCGAAATCTTCCAGAATTCCGTGA